In Lolium rigidum isolate FL_2022 chromosome 7, APGP_CSIRO_Lrig_0.1, whole genome shotgun sequence, the DNA window GGAGTGCTCCCTGGGGCAGTGGGAGCTGCCAACTGCAAGTCTTCAGTTGCAGATGAGGAGACAGCTGAGAATCGGTACAGGTGCAGATCAGGCGAGTCCAAACTGCTATCTGGAGATGACCCATCAACGTTAGCAGAAGAAGCAGCTCTACTTGGATGAAAAGCACTCCGCGCCTCAAGTTGCAGTGGTGCTAAACTGGATAATGCTTCAGGGCCCATATCACTGCCATTACTATCAATAACATCTGTTGATATTTTTGCAACAGGTTTAAGAGAGAGATCACCATGGGGCCTTCCTCTCCTGTTTGTTCTCCTCGTATCATCAGGCCCTAGATCAATCCTACTGCCCATGCCTCCATAGCTACTATCTGTTTCATGCCCGAGCGAATAATCATCTTTTCTGATAGGCACTAAAACTTTGGACTTCTTCCGAGCCTCAGCAGCAACTCGAGAAACTTCTTCTGCATTAAGACGAGCCAATGCCCATGGACTAATTTTCACAGCCCCTGAGGTTTTCTTCCTCCTTACTTCATCTTCTTTTCTCTTGGTAGCAGAATTATGCGAAGAGCCAGCCTCCGATGGAATAACATCAAACTGCGAAGAAGTTTGAGTAACTTTAAATTATTTGTGAACTGACGGGGAAACACTGAATGCAAAAAAGTTGACACGCCTATCTTGTGCAGCCATGTGAGCAAAACTCATGTTGGCACACAAGTGCATATGTTCTTAGTTACAAATGCAATATTATAATGATCCAGGAAAGTTCAAGAGGTCCAAGGCATATCGAGAACCGCATTGACTATTTAAATAAGAATCAAACAGCTTAATTTGATAACTTCAGTTCACATGAGTACAAGCAACCACCTTCACTTTGCCAGCAACAACGCCAGTTCTAACGCTAATTTATCTGTCTCATTATTGTTCATTAAGTTTGACGATATAAGTTTCTCACCTGATCCTCAAGAAACAGTCTTGGAGGAGTGCACCATGAACCACGACGCAGTGCACCAAAGGAACTAGTACTGCTGAGCCCGCCAGTATAGGAGCTTACATGAGACATCTGCGGACTCTGCTGCCCACTGATCTCTTCTTGTTCTTGCTCTCTAAGGGCAATGATGTAGTCATATGTACTGATTCCCTGCATGAAGTTCACAAATTTGTGCTTAGGTTCTTCAATTTGAGACCACCTTGAAAGGTAACAACGGAAATCATCCATGATATCTCTATATTTTCCAATTCAGTTTGAAAACAAGTAGTGCATTTTGTTCTTTAGTTTTTCACTGTGCCCTTTGCAGTTTATCAGGGATATTATAAGGGAAAAAATGGACACCTTGAAAGGCAACAATGGAAATCATCATTGATGTATCTATACATTTTCTAATTCAGAATAACAACTAGTGCATTTCGTTTTTAGTGTTTCACTGCACCCTTTGCAGTTTATCAGGGAAATTATGAGGGAAAAAATGTACCAGTGATATAACAATTGTTTGCTCAGTGTGTAAATGTATGCTATCAATTTTAACACTGCATGCCAGGCAAAGTGTCACAAGCTACATTTAAAAACAAAATATATCAATGCGGTACTCTGAGAATTTCAGATAAGCTAAGTCGCCAATAGCACAGGGATAATACGGAATTGCTTGTATAACAACGGTTACTTAAAATGGAATGGTGCCAGGACTTGCCTTCTGGATGAGAATGATGTGGAAAAAGAGAAGTTGAGCAATTGGCAGTAAAGCAACCATAGCTAGGATGGTACAGGATGCCTGCATGTACGAAGATCAACAATTTTAGTAATATTTCAAGAAAGATTGAATAAAATACTTGAAGTAGCCACTATTAGAAGGATCTAGGACGACTGAACATACCACCACAATGATGAAAGGCACTATAGAGAAGCTGCTTCCTAGCTTTGACACAATTTGCGTAGAAAATTCCTTTCGCTCTACAAAGcagagaactagcaccaatactccAGTTGCCGATTGTAAGATAAGCTGGCCCAAAGTGCACAAATCATGAAGACCTGTCAATGGTCAACTAGGATGAAAAGGACCAGGAATAAAATGCTCTCTGCATAATGATGACCAAATTCAAATGCATAAGACTGTTTCTAGAATGCAGTTGATGTTGGATACATGCTAACACAACTACACTAATATCAGAACTTGAGAACATGAGTTTACCAAGAAAAGGGCGGTTGTCATTAGAAGAAAAAACCTCCTATAGTTTCTTTTTCCAATACAATTGTTGAGCCACTGTTGAGATTGAGGAAATCAAGTGAGTCACTGTGTATAGGCTAGAAGAGAATTATTCATACTCATATAAAGAAGACAGAAATTTATTAAGGAGTATGTTACTCTGCAGTGATGATCAAACCCATCAACACATTTGTCACAAACTCGACAATGCTTACTGTACTTCAACACCTAACAAAAAATAGCAGCCCGTTAAATACTTACTTGCATAAGAAAtcacacatcaaaccaacatatggaaaaaaaaaacatacctcAACTTCACACAGGCTGCAGAAAAACATCCCTTCCTCACTGTCTTGCTGCTCAGAGGACCACTCACGTGATTGGCAGCaggagaaaacaaaagagagagGGTAGAATATAAGGAGAAGCGCAGAGAAAGTTGCACCCCAGCAAGATGAGCTCTTCTGTTGAGTCATTAATTTTTCACTAGCCTCAGCAACCTCACGTTCTTTCTTTTCTCCAGTTTCATCTAGTTGTAACACAACATCTGAAACACCTTGCCTGGACTCCTTCAGATGCCTATGCTTGCAGCTTGCATACAATCTTAGGTATTTCTTTGATTTGAAGACCCCTGGGTCTGCTGGGTCTGCCGCAGCACACCAGATGTACAGAAAGAATACACACAAAACCTAAAAAAACAGATTACAGACTTTTATCATAAATGTATAAAGTTAAACAGCAACTTTCAACCATAGCAGCTGTAAGTAAAATCATAATGGGgttttacaaaatatagtaaaggGCACAGCTTGATAAAATAGAATGGTCACCATATATTCAGAGTAAATTACTTTATTTTAGATATGTATTTACCTGTGGTAAAAAAAAGTGCTGTTGGGAAAATAATAAGGCAAGTTGCAGTCAGGCAAAAAAGGGAGAAAGGTGCAGTTAGGATTAAGTTTTTTTTAAGGGGCAGTTAGGATTAAGTGTGCCAAAGAAACTTATATCTACAATGAAATCATGCTCTGGTGCCTTCCACCATCACAACAAATTCCAGTTTTGTGAACTCAAGCATATATCTGTTTTACGGGgcggggatacggggtctgctagagatttttgaagaaaaaatctGACTCCATCCAAAAATGTAAGCAAGCCATGACTGCCTGATCACTAGCAAAACATGTTTACTGTTCGTTCAGAAGAAAAAACTAAACAAGGGTTAATCATGAAGAGACGAAAAGTGTGCTTCCATGCCATAAGACTTTGTAGTACATGTCATAAGACCAAATGGGCACCCTCCTCAAGAACATTGCTGCTCATTACAGCATAAATACAACAGTTTTCTTACAAGTAAAGAAAGTTTCCAGAGATGTTAGGTAGGACTATCATGTCGCTATCAGTCTATGAACTACAAAGAAGTCAAGACTAATGCAGGGATAATCTATTTGCAAGAAATAACATTTGCCCAATTCAAGGAAACTCCTTTCTCAAGTTGGCACGATTATAACAAGAAAGCACCAAAAACGATACCATGGTATCAGAAGGATAGGACCGTAAGAAACAATTAATGTATGTTAGTGTACTACATACAACTTATGTCACATCACTGTAAGATCTATATATTACCCAAAGGCACTGTTATTCCCTGCAAAAAAAAGGCACTACTTTTGAAATGGATTGCCTGAAGAAGCACTAAGTTTTTTTTTAATACAGCAGGAGAACTGCTATATTCATTGATTAAAAGCAGTACGGAATTACACAGGTTTTTAGGACCTtaaacaaaattttaaaataaaagaaacaccAAGAGTTTACACTGTATAGTCTCTGCTTGCCCTTAATCATATGAATTATCCACACTGCCACACATACAGAAAACAACCTGCATATACTGTTCTTAACCTTGAGAACAAGCATAGGTCACCAACTATGAATGTGGGAGCAAAGCTGCTGAACAAACTACACAATGACTTGCGGAGTTAGGCATGTGTGAGTGTCACATGACATTGCCAGAATTGGCCAGAGGACTACCCTCAAACAAAGTTTCAGTACTAGTTTCTATCACTATCACACTCCAACAGACAAGCAAACAAAAAATCATAGAAACCCAACCGCATATGCAGAGTGCTAAACAGATCATTTCAATCTGAGACCTACTTAATTTGGCACTTCCCCAAGTTCCAGCAACCACCACTTAATGGGGGCCCATCATGCAGCACCAAGATTGGGATCCAAAACGTGCCAAACCACAGGgcactcactcactcactctgTCAGAATCTCACTGATTCACCGTGACAGCAAGGAGAGGGGGCAGGCAAGAAGCTAATTACCAGAGGCGTGTAGAGCCCCACGGCGGCATCCTGGAACACCTTCCTCCCGACGAAGGGCGCGAAGAAGACGTAGAACGCGAACGCCAGCGCCAAGAACACGGACACGGCGACCACCTGCAGCAAGCAAGCGTCCATCAGTCCTTCGCCGCGGGACAGACGAAGCAAAGACACAAAATTTCAGCAGGAGGAAGAGGCGAGAACGGACCTGGAGAGGGTGGTACGGGAGCTGCCACCCATGGCGCCTCATCGCCACCGCTACCCGGACAACCGGCACTGCGGGTGAAGAAGACGGAAGAAACGCAGGCGGACGGAAACCCTCCTTATTGCGTCAAAGGGCGCCGCTGATCAGCGCGAGAGGGGAGAAGGACCGGCCTCTCCAGGAATCAAGAACTGGCGCGGCCGGCCGGCTCATGGATTTGATCTGTGGGGGAAGGGGACGGGGGCAGGAGGGGTTTGGGAGGGAGACCAGAGGGGAGAAGGGGGCAATAAATGCGGCGCTGCTCAGATTTACGGGGCGGAGAGGGAGAGCGAAGCAAATCAAGCAGCGAGCGAGGGAAGAGAAGGGTGGCTGGTCTGGTTTTCTTTGGTCGCTCACGTGAAGCTAGCAGCTAGGTAGCTCGTCGCTCCATGGCGAGGACTGTGGCAGTGGCAGGGCCAGGGAGAGTGTGTATGCTTGGACCAGACTGACTGCCTGTCTGTCACTTGTGGGGCTCAACGGCACGGCCGTTCCCAGTGGTGGCGTTTGGTCCATAGCTGTTTGTTTCACTCGCACGTTTGCAGCCATAAACAAATTTCTTGCGGTTTACTTCGATCTATTAATAATTCATCCCAAAACTAATTAAAATTATAAATAGGTCTGCACCACCCAGCGACGAACTCCTGTAAGACCATCTCCCATCGCGTTCCCAAACGGTCTCCCAAAGGGATTTGCACACGCTGGACAAAAAAGGTTCCCAGCCGTGTCCTCCAAAGCTTCTTTTTAttcggcgcggcccaatacggtatcCGGCGCTCCGAGTCCGTCCCCACTACACAGGAGACGATCCGGACAcgtcggtgatgacccacaagtatggagggtgtatcgtagtactttcgataaataagagtgtcgaacccaacgagaagtagaaggtgttgacaaacagtttcgatgaaggattcattgtaaatgctcacagacaagttttcaggaggttttgatatagcagataaataaaatacaagtaagtaaaatgcgagaataataattgcagcaagtggcccaatcctttttagcacaaaggataagccggtttgtttacttatgatgaccaaacgttcttgaggacacacgggaatttagtctagtgctttcgcttcatatagttgattaatcttcattgttttgataagtgttgtgtgggtgaacctatgctaatgcaccgcccttcctacgactaatacatacttgtgattaaaccccttgcaagcatccgcaaatacaagaaagtaattaagataaatctaaccacaaccttaaactctgagatcctgctatccctcatgcatcgatataccaacggaggTTCGAGttctcgtcactccggcaaccccacaattagcaaacgaatacaagatgcattccctaggctcataaaggtgaagtatcatgtagtcgacgttcacatgacaccactagaagaataacaccacaacttaaatatcaaaccattaaatattactcaacatagttcactactaatatTTAGACTTCacacatgtcctcaagaactaaatgaactactcacaagacatcatatggaacatgatcagaggtgatatgatgatggataacaatctgaacataaaccttgattcaacggtttcactgaaTAGCATCAATaataaggagtaatcaacaccgggagagtttcccctatgaaataatcaagattcaaccctagatgttacagcggagacgaggtgcagcggtggagatgacggtgtcggtggtggagatgatgatgatcccaatgaagtccggctcgatgatggtgacgatggcgacgatttccccctcccgggagggaatttcccggcggatttacTGCtcgggagagctcttttctctccggtgttttccgcctcgaggaggcggctatgactatcctcgatgttcccccgcaccttagggtttcgggCGAGATGaaatacgcgaaagggcgatgggcgagggggtcgtgggccccctccccacgtggcggcgcgccggccacggtggcgcgccggcctatggggagggcccatggcggccctcctcggcctccccttttggctggctccgtcatccggaagaataggagcttcggtatattttccgtcaattgttgatcttcgagAAATATTgtatctgacggtgctttttccgatgAGAAttcgactccggtgagtaattctccaataatcatgaaacatgcaaaataggtgaaataacataagtatcatctctaaatatgaaatatataaatgaataacagtaaattatgatataaaatagtgatgcaaaatagacgtatcaactccccccaagcttagacctcgcttgtcccaagCGAAGcgaactcgataaacaagaccacatgtttatggagtgaagagtcgataaataaaatacggacaagaagcatcacatttattaattcacacaagacattctagtaaacaacttcctcatataactcaactcgagacaagtaaagggaaatcacaaataaaggtgcatagaaaatcataattggtgatggcaaacttcattcttggtcaaagaacaattaacagattgcacttatctttcgagcagagcctttatattagagcttatatggcagatcttacatgctcaatcataacaatctcctcataatcattgataaccttcaaagtcatattcattcagataaagtttgtactaaacaaggaagaataaaagacatgattaaataaatcacaatataaatggttggatcacaacaactcaattgcttgcttgagatagagggaaataggtttcttgactcaacataaaagtaaaagataggcccttcgcgagaggaagcgaggattaaatcatgtgctagagcttttcaagttttgaaatcatatagagagcataaaaataaagttttgagaagtgtttgttgttgtcaacgaatggtagtgggcactctaacccccttgtcaaacagactttcaaagagcggctcccatgaaggacgttatctctaccagcaaggtagacactcctcccaactttcgctttcacaagccatggctaaccgaatcctcgggtgccttccaacatttcacataccatggaggagtgtctattgcaaaattaagttgcttactgataaatcagggcaaaacatgtgaagagaattattgatgaaagttattaatttggggctaggcaccccgttgccagctctttttgcaaaattgatggataagcggatgttgccactagtccattggtgaaagtctgcccaacaagattgaaagataaaacaccacatacttcctcatgagctataaaacattgacacaaataagagataataacttttgaattgtttaaaggtagcacatgaaatatttacttggagtggcgcaaaataccacataataggtagttatggtggacacaaatggcatgggtttggtttaaggttttggatgcacgagaagcattccctctcagtacaggtctttggctagcaaggttggttagtgatacgtcccaaacgtatctataatttcttatgttccatgctactttattgatgatactcacatgttttatacacattatatgtcattattatgcgttttccggaactaacctattgacgagatgccgaagggccagttgatgttttctgctgtttttggtttcagaaatcctagtaaggaaatattctcggaatcggacgaaatcaacgcccagcatcttagaaatccacggagcttccagaacacccgagagccaccagaggagggccacagggccaccagacaacagggcggcgcggcccaaaggggggcgcgcccccctactgtgtggctaccccgcagcccctccgactccgcctcttcgcctatttaaaggtccctgacctaaatcttcgatacggaaaagccacggtacgagaaaccttccagagccgccgccatcgcgaagccaaaatgcaggggacaggagtctctgttccggcacgccgccgggacggggaagtggcccggaaggctcctccatcgacaccaccgccatcttcatcaccattcttgtctcccatgaggagggagtagttctccatcgaggctaagggctgtaccggtagctatgtggttaatctctcttccatgtacttcaatacaatgatctcatgagctgccttacatgattgagattcatatgagttttgtatcactattcatctatgtgttactctagtgatgttattaaagtactctattcctcctccatggtgtaaaggtgacgatgtgtgcatcatgtagtacttggcgtaggttatgattgtaatctcttgtagattatgaagttaattattgctatgatagtattgatgtgatctattcctccttcatagtgtgatggtgacactgtgcatgctatgttagtacttggttgttatcaccagaatttgaccggatcagaggtgggccgcgattaaagatgggcttgaagaatatacatggaagaaatacatgaatcggccttatatgcaaagtttgggctagtttgcccgtgtatctgtaatatagtaggatatgtgtcggttagatagagtttggctcgtgcacggttgggattattcccacgttagaaagtctacggactataaatatgtatctagggtttatgaaataaacaacaatcacgttcaccacaaaccaatctaggcgtctcgccaactcccttgtctcgagggtttcttccgggtaagcatcatgctgcctatcttgcgatctaggcggNNNNNNNNNNNNNNNNNNNNNNNNNNNNNNNNNNNNNNNNNNNNNNNNNNNNNNNNNNNNNNNNNNNNNNNNNNNNNNNNNNNNNNNNNNNNNNNNNNNNtcaagtcatcaagagtgtagccaatagctcctcggtgtttcttcaatatttccaataacctttcttcctcaaaatctgaaagcttagcactaataataacatgatatgttttcttatcatcaatataagcatacttaagattatcaggtaacggtttcaaatcaaaaacaggatcttccttttgtggtggtgttgtacttagatcttcaaccggtaagtcatgtttaagaataggttgacgaaggaaaatttcatcaagctcattcctttcttccctaaagacttcactctcatgatcctccaaatgttgatgcaaaggattattaggagcaagagcaatagatgcacactgttcaactctaatatcatcattaggcaaatcagcttcataaggaactttggcaaatttagagaaattaaactcataagtttcaccagtaaatttagtcacaattttctccttcttgcaatctataatagatccacaagtatttagaaaaggtctaccaaaaatgataggacaagtcttgctagcagcagaaccaagtaccaaaatgtcagcaggatatttaatcttaccacatagaacttccacatctcgaacaataccaataggagagatagtttctctattagctagccgaataaccacatcaatatcttaaagttcacaagaaccaatttcatgcatgatctccgtataaagctcataaggaatggcactaatacttgcaccaatgtcgcataaacaataataacaatgatcaccaattctaacagagagcataggaacactagctttcctagacttactaggatgtgaaacaatattagaagcatcttcacacaaAATGATGTGactatcttctacattttcagtcacaagatctttaactattgcaatagcaggttcaacatttatttgctccttaggttctatgggtttctttgcacttttattgaccacactagttataacagaatactccttcattttagcagggaaaggagttttttcaatataagcttcaggaagaatatgatcaatgttgttggcgtggtagttgatacacgtctgttgggaaccccaagaggaaggtgtgatgcgtacagcagcgagttttccctcagtatgaaaccaaggttatcgaaccagtaggagtcaaggaacacgtgaaggttgttggtgacggagtgtagtgcggcgcaacaccggggattccggcgccaacgtggaacccgcacaacacaatcacaatactttgccccaacttaacgatgaggttgccaatctcaacggcttgctgtaaacaaaggattaaacgtatggtgtggaaaatgatgtttgtttgcggagaacgataaagaacgagtttgcgatagattgtatttcagatgtaaaagaatggaccggggtccacagttcactagtggtgtctctcccataagataaatagcaggttgggtgaacaaattacagttgggcaattgacaaatagagagggcataacaatgcacatacatatcacgatgactactatgagatttaatcagggcattacgacaaagtacatagaccgctatccagcatgcatctatgcctaaaaagtccaccttcaggttagcatccgcaccccttccagtattaagttgcaaacaacaaacaattgcattaagtatggtgcgtaatgtaatcaacacaaatatccttagacaaagcattgatgttttatccctagtggcaacaacacatccacaaccttagagttttctcgtcaccgtccccgcattcaatggaggcatgaacccactatcgagcataaatactccctcttggagttacaagtatcaacttggccagagcctctactagcaacggagggcatgcaagaacataaacaacatatatatgatagattgataatcaacttcacatagtattccatattcatcggatcccaacaaacacaacatgtagcattacaaatagatgatctttatcatgataggcagctcaaaagatctaacatgatagcacaatgaggagaagacaaccatctagctactgctatggacccatagtccaggggtgaactactcacacatcaatccggaggcgatcatggtgatgaagagtcctccgggagatgattcccctctccggcagggtgccggaggcgatctcctgaatcccccgagatgggattggcggcggcggcgtctctggaaggttttccgtatcgtggctctcggtactggggttttcgcgacgaaggctataagtaggtgttggagggctgacgaggggcccacaccatagggcggcacgggcccccctctggccgcgcggccctatggtggcggcgcctcgtcgccccacttcgtatccctttcggtcttctggaagcttcatggaaaaataagaccctgggcgttgatttcgtccaattccgagaatatttcctttgtaggatttctgaaaccaaaacagcgagaaaacagacaatcggctcttcggcatctcgtcaataggttagtgccggaaaatgcataataatgacataaagtgtgtataaaacatgtgagtatcatcataaaagtagcatggaacataa includes these proteins:
- the LOC124676646 gene encoding probable protein S-acyltransferase 22, translating into MRRHGWQLPYHPLQVVAVSVFLALAFAFYVFFAPFVGRKVFQDAAVGLYTPLVLCVFFLYIWCAAADPADPGVFKSKKYLRLYASCKHRHLKESRQGVSDVVLQLDETGEKKEREVAEASEKLMTQQKSSSCWGATFSALLLIFYPLSFVFSCCQSREWSSEQQDSEEGMFFCSLCEVEVLKYSKHCRVCDKCVDGFDHHCRWLNNCIGKRNYRRFFLLMTTALFLLILQSATGVLVLVLCFVERKEFSTQIVSKLGSSFSIVPFIIVVASCTILAMVALLPIAQLLFFHIILIQKGISTYDYIIALREQEQEEISGQQSPQMSHVSSYTGGLSSTSSFGALRRGSWCTPPRLFLEDQFDVIPSEAGSSHNSATKRKEDEVRRKKTSGAVKISPWALARLNAEEVSRVAAEARKKSKVLVPIRKDDYSLGHETDSSYGGMGSRIDLGPDDTRRTNRRGRPHGDLSLKPVAKISTDVIDSNGSDMGPEALSSLAPLQLEARSAFHPSRAASSANVDGSSPDSSLDSPDLHLYRFSAVSSSATEDLQLAAPTAPGSTPYQGILLSRSTSDGYEASGGEDSDRIPSRIVHRSSNWASIILSTDQNTSSSGILVPKNRSLTPDQVHAQHRN